The sequence CCGATAAACAGGGAGACCAGCCCGGCTGCAATCAGCGGGCCCACCGGCACGCCGCGAAAGAGCGCTACGCCCAGCACAGTGCCCACCAGCAGACCCGCAACCAGCGAAGGCTGGCTGCTCATCAGCGTAACGCCGCGCCCCCCGAGCCATGAGACAAAAACACCTACCGCGATAGCCACCAGCGATTTCCAGTTGACAAACGAGTGCAGCAGCGTTGAGGCGGGAAGCGTACCGCTGGCGATGGGCGCCATCACCCCGATGGTTAAAATGATTATCCCGATGGTGAGGCCTTGCTTTTCTATCCACGGGAAAAAGGTATTTAACGGCGTGACGCGCACGATAATCAGCACCAGAATCGAGATGGCGACGGTGGTGTTATGACTGATAAAACCCAGCGCGGCGAGTGCCAGGAGAATGAGCAGAGTAGGGTCAAACATAGGGAATCCTTGCCAAAATAATCGTCCTGCTTACTGTACGCGGAAAAAGGGCGGAGAACAGTTTTAAAAAGATTTTACCGCTGTCATAACCTTGTCATTTACGCGGTTT comes from Enterobacter kobei and encodes:
- a CDS encoding DUF441 domain-containing protein, producing the protein MFDPTLLILLALAALGFISHNTTVAISILVLIIVRVTPLNTFFPWIEKQGLTIGIIILTIGVMAPIASGTLPASTLLHSFVNWKSLVAIAVGVFVSWLGGRGVTLMSSQPSLVAGLLVGTVLGVALFRGVPVGPLIAAGLVSLFIGKS